A genomic segment from Sciurus carolinensis chromosome 1, mSciCar1.2, whole genome shotgun sequence encodes:
- the Oplah gene encoding 5-oxoprolinase isoform X2, with the protein MGNPEGRFHFAIDRGGTFTDVFAQCPGGHVRVLKLLSEDPANYADAPTEGIRRILEQEGGVLLPRDRPLDTSRIASIRMGTTVATNALLERRGERVALLVTRGFRDLLHIGTQAREDLFDLAVPMPEMLYEEVLEVEERVVLYRGEPGAGSPVKGRTGDLLEVQQPVDLAALRGKLEGLLSRGIRSLAVVLMHSYTWAQHEQQVGTLARELGFTHVSLSSEAMPMVRIVPRGHTACADAYLTPTIQRYVQGFRRGFQGQLKDVQVLFMRSDGGLAPMDAFSGSRAVLSGPAGGVVGYSATTYQLEGHQPIIGFDMGGTSTDVSRYAGEFEHVFEASTAGVTLQAPQLDINTVAAGGGSRLFFRSGLFVVGPESAGAHPGPACYRKGKCQHASLCPARPCPPHAVPGPFSLSASSLLPTPGPLASIPQPPQRAHLPGGPVTVTDANLVLGRLLPASFPCIFGPGEDQPLSPEASRKALEAVATEVNSFLTNGSCPASPLSLEEVAMGFVRVANEAMCRPIRALTQARGHDPSAHVLACFGGAGGQHACAIARALGMDTVHIHRHSGLLSALGLALADVVHEAQEPCSLPYTSETFMQLDQRLSLLEEQCVDALQAQGFPRSQISTESFLHLRYQGTDCALMVSAHQHPATARSPRAGDFGAAFVERYLREFGFVIPERPVVVDDVRVRGTGRSGLRLEVAPKAQTGPPRVDKVTQCYFEGGYQETPVYLLGELGYGHQLQGPCLIIDSNSTILVEPGCQAEVTKTGDIRISVGAEAPSTVGTKLDPIQLSIFSHRFMSIAEQMGRILQRTAISTNIKERLDFSCALFGPDGGLVSNAPHIPVHLGAMQETVQFQIQHLGSDLHPGDVLLSNHPSAGGSHLPDLTVITPVFWPGQTRPVFYVASRGHHADIGGITPGSMPPHSTALQQEGAVFLSFKLVQGGVFQEEAVTEALRAPSKISGCSGTRNLHDNLSDLRAQVAANQKGIQLVGELIGQYGLDVVQAYMGHIQANAELAVRDMLRAFGTSRQARGLPLEVSAEDHMDDGSPIHLRVQINLSQGSAVFDFSGTGPEVFGNLNAPRAITLSALIYCLRCLVGRDIPLNQGCLAPVRVVIPRGSILDPSPEAAVVGGNVLTSQRVVDVILAAFGACAASQGCMNNVTLGNAHMGYYETVAGGAGAGPGWHGRSGVHSHMTNTRITDPEILESRYPVILRRFELRPGSGGRGRFRGGDGVVRELLFREEALLSVLTERRAFQPYGLQGGEPGARGLNLLIRKDGRTVNLGGKTSVPVYPGDVFCLHTPGGGGYGNPEDAPPLQGSPPQSPAFPERGSVYEYRRAQEAV; encoded by the exons ATGGGCAACCCAGAGGGGCGCTTCCACTTTGCCATTGACCGTGGGGGTACCTTTACAGATGTCTTTGCCCAGTGCCCAGGAGGGCACGTGCGGGTCCTGAAACTGCTCTCAGAGGACCCTGCCAACTATGCAGATGCACCAACAGAGGGCATCCGTCGCATCCTGGAGCAG GAGGGGGGCGTGCTGTTGCCCCGGGACCGCCCACTGGACACCAGCCGTATTGCCAGCATCCGAATGGGCACCACAGTGGCCACCAATGCACTATTAGAACGACGGGGGGAGAGGGTGGCCCTGCTGGTGACACGCGGCTTCCGAGACCTGCTGCACATTGGCACCCAGGCCCGTGAGGACCTCTTTGACCTG GCTGTGCCCATGCCAGAGATGCTGTATGAGGAGGTGCTGGAGGTGGAGGAACGTGTGGTGCTTTACCGTGGAGAACCAGGCGCCGGGTCGCCTGTCAAAG GCCGCACGGGAGACCTGCTAGAGGTGCAGCAGCCTGTGGACCTGGCGGCCCTGCGTGGGAAGCTGGAGGGGCTCCTGTCCCGGGGCATCCGCAGCCTGGCTGTGGTGCTCATGCACTCGTACAC ATGGGCCCAACATGAGCAGCAGGTGGGCACACTAGCCCGAGAGCTGGGCTTCACGCACGTATCCTTGTCCTCGGAGGCCATGCCCATGGTCCGCATTGTTCCCCGGGGACACACAGCCTGCGCCGATGCCTACCTCACTCCCACCATCCAGCGCTATGTGCAGGGCTTCCGCCGTGGTTTCCAGGGTCAGCTCAAG GATGTGCAGGTGCTCTTCATGCGCTCCGATGGTGGCCTGGCGCCCATGGATGCCTTCAGTGGCTCCCGCGCTGTGCTCTCCGGTCCTGCTGGTGGTGTGGTGGGTTACTCAGCCACAACCTACCAGCTAGAGGGCCACCAGCCTATCATCGGCTTTGACATGGGAG GCACGTCCACTGATGTCAGCCGCTATGCTGGGGAATTCGAGCATGTCTTCGAGGCCAGCACAGCGGGTGTTACCCTTCAGGCCCCACAGCTGGACATCAACACAGTGGCAGCTGGTGGGGGTTCCCGCCTCTTCTTCAG GTCTGGCCTCTTCGTAGTTGGGCCCGAGTCAGCAGGTGCCCACCCAGGCCCCGCCTGCTACCGCAAAGGTAAGTGCCAGCATGCAAGTCTGTGTCCTGCCAGACCTTGCCCTCCTCATGCTGTCCCAGGCCCATTCAGTCTTTCAGCCTCATCCCTGCTGCCCACTCCTGGCCCCCTGGCCTCTATCCCCCAACCCCCACAACGTGCCCACCTCCCAGGGGGCCCCGTGACAGTGACGGATGCTAATCTGGTCTTGGGTCGCCTGCTGCCTGCCTCCTTCCCCTGCATTTTTGGGCCGGGAGAGGACCAGCCACTCTCCCCTGAGGCCTCCCGCAAGGCCCTGGAGGCTGTGGCCACAGAGGTCAACAGCTTCCTGACCAACGGGTCCTGCCCTGCCTCCCCGCTGAGCCTGGAGGAAGTGGCCATGGGGTTCGTGCGTGTGGCCAATGAGGCCATGTGCCGGCCCATCCGCGCGCTCACACAG GCTCGAGGTCATGACCCCTCAGCCCATGTGCTGGCCTGCTTCGGGGGAGCTGGTGGGCAGCATGCTTGCGCCATTGCCCGGGCCCTGGGCATGGACACTGTGCATATCCACAG GCACAGTGGGCTGCTGTCGGCACTGGGGCTGGCTCTGGCAGATGTGGTGCATGAGGCACAGGAGCCCTGCTCCCTGCCTTACACGTCAGAGACCTTCATGCAGCTGGACCAGAGGCTGAGCCTCCTGGAGGAGCAGTGTGTGGATGCCCTGCAAGCCCAGGGCTTCCCCAG GTCCCAGATCAGCACTGAGAGCTTCCTGCATCTGCGTTACCAGGGAACTGACTGTGCCCTGATGGTGTCTGCCCACCAGCACCCAGCCACAGCCCGCTCACCCCGAGCTGGTGACTTTGGGGCAGCCTTTGTGGAGAG GTACCTGAGGGAGTTTGGCTTCGTCATCCCTGAGCGACCGGTGGTGGTGGATGATGTGCGGGTGAGGGGCACTGGTCGCAGTGGTCTTCGGTTGGAGGTCGCCCCCAAAGCCCAGACTGGGCCTCCCCGGGTGGACAAG GTGACCCAGTGCTACTTCGAGGGGGGTTACCAGGAGACCCCTGTGTACCTGCTAGGGGAACTGGGCTATGGGCACCAGCTTCAGGGGCCCTGCCTCATCATTGACAGCAACAG CACCATCCTTGTGGAGCCCGGGTGCCAGGCAGAAGTGACCAAGACAGGGGATATCCGCATCTCTGTGGGGGCTGAGGCCCCCAGCACAGTGGGCACTAAGCTTGACCCCATCCAGTTGTCTATCTTTTCACACCGCTTCATGAGCATCGCTG AGCAGATGGGCCGCATCCTGCAGCGCACAGCCATTTCCACCAACATCAAGGAACGCCTGGACTTCTCCTGCGCCCTCTTCGGGCCTGATGGGGGGCTGGTCTCCAACGCCCCCCACATTCCCGTGCATCTGGGAGCCATGCAGGAGACTGTGCAGTTCCAG ATCCAGCACTTGGGGTCTGATCTCCACCCTGGTGATGTGCTGCTCAGCAACCACCCCAGTGCAGGGGGCAGCCATCTTCCAGACCTGACTGTAATCACACCG GTATTTTGGCCAGGTCAGACGCGGCCTGTGTTCTACGTGGCTAGCCGAGGGCATCATGCAGACATTGGGGGTATTACACCAGGCTCCATGCCCCCACATTCCACTGCACTGCAGCAGGAGGGTGCTGTCTTTCTGTCCTTCAAGTTGGTCCAGGGGGGCGTCTTCCAGGAGGAGG CGGTGACAGAAGCCTTGCGGGCACCAAGCAAGATCTCTGGTTGTAGTGGAACTAGGAACCTGCATGACAATCTTTCGGATCTCCGTGCCCAGGTGGCAGCCAACCAGAAGGGCATACAGTTGGTGGGGGAGCTCATCGGGCAGTATGGCCTGGATGTTGTGCAGGCCTACATGGGCCACATTCAG GCAAATGCGGAATTGGCAGTACGTGACATGCTGCGGGCCTTTGGAACCTCCCGGCAGGCTCGGGGCCTGCCCCTGGAGGTGTCTGCAGAGGACCACATGGATGATGGCTCTCCCATACACCTCCGAGTGCAGATCAACCTGAGTCAG GGCAGTGCTGTGTTTGACTTCAGTGGCACTGGGCCCGAGGTGTTTGGCAACCTCAATGCTCCGCGGGCCATAACGCTGTCGGCCCTCATCTACTGCTTGCGTTGTCTTGTGGGCCGGGACATCCCACTCAACCAG GGCTGTCTGGCACCTGTGCGGGTGGTGATTCCTAGAGGCTCCATCCTGGACCCGTCCCCAGAGGCAGCGGTAGTGGGCGGCAACGTGCTCACATCACAGCGTGTGGTGGACGTCATCCTGGCGGCCTTCGGGGCCTGTGCTGCCTCCCAG GGCTGCATGAACAACGTGACCCTGGGCAACGCCCATATGGGCTACTACGAGACGGTGGCGGGCGGCGCAGGTGCGGGTCCCGGCTGGCACGGGCGCAGCGGCGTGCACAGTCACATGACGAACACGCGCATCACCGACCCCGAGATACTGGAGAGTCG GTACCCGGTCATCCTGCGCCGCTTTGAACTGAGGCCGGGCTCCGGGGGCAGAGGCCGATTCCGGGGCGGCGACGGCGTGGTCCGTGAGCTGCTCTTCCGCGAAGAGGCGCTGCTGTCGGTGCTCACCGAACGCCGGGCCTTCCAGCCATATGGCCTCCAGG GGGGCGAGCCTGGAGCCCGGGGCCTAAACCTGCTGATCCGAAAGGATGGACGTACAGTGAATCTGGGCGGGAAGACGTCGGTGCCAGTATACCCCGGG GATGTGTTCTGCCTTCATACGCCTGGAGGTGGCGGCTACGGGAACCCGGAGGACGCCCCACCATTGCAGGGCTCGCCCCCACAATCCCCTGCCTTCCCAGAGCGGGGTAGTGTCTATGAATACCGCCGGGCCCAGGAGGCTGTGTGA
- the Oplah gene encoding 5-oxoprolinase isoform X5: MGNPEGRFHFAIDRGGTFTDVFAQCPGGHVRVLKLLSEDPANYADAPTEGIRRILEQEGGVLLPRDRPLDTSRIASIRMGTTVATNALLERRGERVALLVTRGFRDLLHIGTQAREDLFDLAVPMPEMLYEEVLEVEERVVLYRGEPGAGSPVKGRTGDLLEVQQPVDLAALRGKLEGLLSRGIRSLAVVLMHSYTWAQHEQQVGTLARELGFTHVSLSSEAMPMVRIVPRGHTACADAYLTPTIQRYVQGFRRGFQGQLKDVQVLFMRSDGGLAPMDAFSGSRAVLSGPAGGVVGYSATTYQLEGHQPIIGFDMGGTSTDVSRYAGEFEHVFEASTAGVTLQAPQLDINTVAAGGGSRLFFRSGLFVVGPESAGAHPGPACYRKGGPVTVTDANLVLGRLLPASFPCIFGPGEDQPLSPEASRKALEAVATEVNSFLTNGSCPASPLSLEEVAMGFVRVANEAMCRPIRALTQARGHDPSAHVLACFGGAGGQHACAIARALGMDTVHIHRHSGLLSALGLALADVVHEAQEPCSLPYTSETFMQLDQRLSLLEEQCVDALQAQGFPRSQISTESFLHLRYQGTDCALMVSAHQHPATARSPRAGDFGAAFVERYLREFGFVIPERPVVVDDVRVRGTGRSGLRLEVAPKAQTGPPRVDKVTQCYFEGGYQETPVYLLGELGYGHQLQGPCLIIDSNSPFVPPAPSTILVEPGCQAEVTKTGDIRISVGAEAPSTVGTKLDPIQLSIFSHRFMSIAEQMGRILQRTAISTNIKERLDFSCALFGPDGGLVSNAPHIPVHLGAMQETVQFQIQHLGSDLHPGDVLLSNHPSAGGSHLPDLTVITPVFWPGQTRPVFYVASRGHHADIGGITPGSMPPHSTALQQEGAVFLSFKLVQGGVFQEEAVTEALRAPSKISGCSGTRNLHDNLSDLRAQVAANQKGIQLVGELIGQYGLDVVQAYMGHIQANAELAVRDMLRAFGTSRQARGLPLEVSAEDHMDDGSPIHLRVQINLSQGSAVFDFSGTGPEVFGNLNAPRAITLSALIYCLRCLVGRDIPLNQGCLAPVRVVIPRGSILDPSPEAAVVGGNVLTSQRVVDVILAAFGACAASQGCMNNVTLGNAHMGYYETVAGGAGAGPGWHGRSGVHSHMTNTRITDPEILESRYPVILRRFELRPGSGGRGRFRGGDGVVRELLFREEALLSVLTERRAFQPYGLQGGEPGARGLNLLIRKDGRTVNLGGKTSVPVYPGDVFCLHTPGGGGYGNPEDAPPLQGSPPQSPAFPERGSVYEYRRAQEAV, translated from the exons ATGGGCAACCCAGAGGGGCGCTTCCACTTTGCCATTGACCGTGGGGGTACCTTTACAGATGTCTTTGCCCAGTGCCCAGGAGGGCACGTGCGGGTCCTGAAACTGCTCTCAGAGGACCCTGCCAACTATGCAGATGCACCAACAGAGGGCATCCGTCGCATCCTGGAGCAG GAGGGGGGCGTGCTGTTGCCCCGGGACCGCCCACTGGACACCAGCCGTATTGCCAGCATCCGAATGGGCACCACAGTGGCCACCAATGCACTATTAGAACGACGGGGGGAGAGGGTGGCCCTGCTGGTGACACGCGGCTTCCGAGACCTGCTGCACATTGGCACCCAGGCCCGTGAGGACCTCTTTGACCTG GCTGTGCCCATGCCAGAGATGCTGTATGAGGAGGTGCTGGAGGTGGAGGAACGTGTGGTGCTTTACCGTGGAGAACCAGGCGCCGGGTCGCCTGTCAAAG GCCGCACGGGAGACCTGCTAGAGGTGCAGCAGCCTGTGGACCTGGCGGCCCTGCGTGGGAAGCTGGAGGGGCTCCTGTCCCGGGGCATCCGCAGCCTGGCTGTGGTGCTCATGCACTCGTACAC ATGGGCCCAACATGAGCAGCAGGTGGGCACACTAGCCCGAGAGCTGGGCTTCACGCACGTATCCTTGTCCTCGGAGGCCATGCCCATGGTCCGCATTGTTCCCCGGGGACACACAGCCTGCGCCGATGCCTACCTCACTCCCACCATCCAGCGCTATGTGCAGGGCTTCCGCCGTGGTTTCCAGGGTCAGCTCAAG GATGTGCAGGTGCTCTTCATGCGCTCCGATGGTGGCCTGGCGCCCATGGATGCCTTCAGTGGCTCCCGCGCTGTGCTCTCCGGTCCTGCTGGTGGTGTGGTGGGTTACTCAGCCACAACCTACCAGCTAGAGGGCCACCAGCCTATCATCGGCTTTGACATGGGAG GCACGTCCACTGATGTCAGCCGCTATGCTGGGGAATTCGAGCATGTCTTCGAGGCCAGCACAGCGGGTGTTACCCTTCAGGCCCCACAGCTGGACATCAACACAGTGGCAGCTGGTGGGGGTTCCCGCCTCTTCTTCAG GTCTGGCCTCTTCGTAGTTGGGCCCGAGTCAGCAGGTGCCCACCCAGGCCCCGCCTGCTACCGCAAAG GGGGCCCCGTGACAGTGACGGATGCTAATCTGGTCTTGGGTCGCCTGCTGCCTGCCTCCTTCCCCTGCATTTTTGGGCCGGGAGAGGACCAGCCACTCTCCCCTGAGGCCTCCCGCAAGGCCCTGGAGGCTGTGGCCACAGAGGTCAACAGCTTCCTGACCAACGGGTCCTGCCCTGCCTCCCCGCTGAGCCTGGAGGAAGTGGCCATGGGGTTCGTGCGTGTGGCCAATGAGGCCATGTGCCGGCCCATCCGCGCGCTCACACAG GCTCGAGGTCATGACCCCTCAGCCCATGTGCTGGCCTGCTTCGGGGGAGCTGGTGGGCAGCATGCTTGCGCCATTGCCCGGGCCCTGGGCATGGACACTGTGCATATCCACAG GCACAGTGGGCTGCTGTCGGCACTGGGGCTGGCTCTGGCAGATGTGGTGCATGAGGCACAGGAGCCCTGCTCCCTGCCTTACACGTCAGAGACCTTCATGCAGCTGGACCAGAGGCTGAGCCTCCTGGAGGAGCAGTGTGTGGATGCCCTGCAAGCCCAGGGCTTCCCCAG GTCCCAGATCAGCACTGAGAGCTTCCTGCATCTGCGTTACCAGGGAACTGACTGTGCCCTGATGGTGTCTGCCCACCAGCACCCAGCCACAGCCCGCTCACCCCGAGCTGGTGACTTTGGGGCAGCCTTTGTGGAGAG GTACCTGAGGGAGTTTGGCTTCGTCATCCCTGAGCGACCGGTGGTGGTGGATGATGTGCGGGTGAGGGGCACTGGTCGCAGTGGTCTTCGGTTGGAGGTCGCCCCCAAAGCCCAGACTGGGCCTCCCCGGGTGGACAAG GTGACCCAGTGCTACTTCGAGGGGGGTTACCAGGAGACCCCTGTGTACCTGCTAGGGGAACTGGGCTATGGGCACCAGCTTCAGGGGCCCTGCCTCATCATTGACAGCAACAG CCCCTTTGTGCCCCCTGCCCCCAGCACCATCCTTGTGGAGCCCGGGTGCCAGGCAGAAGTGACCAAGACAGGGGATATCCGCATCTCTGTGGGGGCTGAGGCCCCCAGCACAGTGGGCACTAAGCTTGACCCCATCCAGTTGTCTATCTTTTCACACCGCTTCATGAGCATCGCTG AGCAGATGGGCCGCATCCTGCAGCGCACAGCCATTTCCACCAACATCAAGGAACGCCTGGACTTCTCCTGCGCCCTCTTCGGGCCTGATGGGGGGCTGGTCTCCAACGCCCCCCACATTCCCGTGCATCTGGGAGCCATGCAGGAGACTGTGCAGTTCCAG ATCCAGCACTTGGGGTCTGATCTCCACCCTGGTGATGTGCTGCTCAGCAACCACCCCAGTGCAGGGGGCAGCCATCTTCCAGACCTGACTGTAATCACACCG GTATTTTGGCCAGGTCAGACGCGGCCTGTGTTCTACGTGGCTAGCCGAGGGCATCATGCAGACATTGGGGGTATTACACCAGGCTCCATGCCCCCACATTCCACTGCACTGCAGCAGGAGGGTGCTGTCTTTCTGTCCTTCAAGTTGGTCCAGGGGGGCGTCTTCCAGGAGGAGG CGGTGACAGAAGCCTTGCGGGCACCAAGCAAGATCTCTGGTTGTAGTGGAACTAGGAACCTGCATGACAATCTTTCGGATCTCCGTGCCCAGGTGGCAGCCAACCAGAAGGGCATACAGTTGGTGGGGGAGCTCATCGGGCAGTATGGCCTGGATGTTGTGCAGGCCTACATGGGCCACATTCAG GCAAATGCGGAATTGGCAGTACGTGACATGCTGCGGGCCTTTGGAACCTCCCGGCAGGCTCGGGGCCTGCCCCTGGAGGTGTCTGCAGAGGACCACATGGATGATGGCTCTCCCATACACCTCCGAGTGCAGATCAACCTGAGTCAG GGCAGTGCTGTGTTTGACTTCAGTGGCACTGGGCCCGAGGTGTTTGGCAACCTCAATGCTCCGCGGGCCATAACGCTGTCGGCCCTCATCTACTGCTTGCGTTGTCTTGTGGGCCGGGACATCCCACTCAACCAG GGCTGTCTGGCACCTGTGCGGGTGGTGATTCCTAGAGGCTCCATCCTGGACCCGTCCCCAGAGGCAGCGGTAGTGGGCGGCAACGTGCTCACATCACAGCGTGTGGTGGACGTCATCCTGGCGGCCTTCGGGGCCTGTGCTGCCTCCCAG GGCTGCATGAACAACGTGACCCTGGGCAACGCCCATATGGGCTACTACGAGACGGTGGCGGGCGGCGCAGGTGCGGGTCCCGGCTGGCACGGGCGCAGCGGCGTGCACAGTCACATGACGAACACGCGCATCACCGACCCCGAGATACTGGAGAGTCG GTACCCGGTCATCCTGCGCCGCTTTGAACTGAGGCCGGGCTCCGGGGGCAGAGGCCGATTCCGGGGCGGCGACGGCGTGGTCCGTGAGCTGCTCTTCCGCGAAGAGGCGCTGCTGTCGGTGCTCACCGAACGCCGGGCCTTCCAGCCATATGGCCTCCAGG GGGGCGAGCCTGGAGCCCGGGGCCTAAACCTGCTGATCCGAAAGGATGGACGTACAGTGAATCTGGGCGGGAAGACGTCGGTGCCAGTATACCCCGGG GATGTGTTCTGCCTTCATACGCCTGGAGGTGGCGGCTACGGGAACCCGGAGGACGCCCCACCATTGCAGGGCTCGCCCCCACAATCCCCTGCCTTCCCAGAGCGGGGTAGTGTCTATGAATACCGCCGGGCCCAGGAGGCTGTGTGA